A single genomic interval of Camelina sativa cultivar DH55 chromosome 11, Cs, whole genome shotgun sequence harbors:
- the LOC104723580 gene encoding monothiol glutaredoxin-S4-like, with amino-acid sequence MEKIQKLVSEKPLVIFSKNSCCMSHTIKTLFLDFGVNPTIYELDEIKKEKDIEQVLAQLGCSPTVPVVFIGGQLVGGANQDYQVMSLHLNRSLVPMLKHVGALWV; translated from the coding sequence atgGAGAAGATACAAAAGCTGGTCTCCGAGAAACCTCTAGTGATTTTCAGCAAGAATTCGTGCTGCATGTCTCACACAATCAAGACTCTCTTCCTCGACTTTGGTGTGAATCCAACGATTTATGAGCTCGACGagatcaaaaaagaaaaggatatagAGCAAGTATTGGCTCAACTCGGCTGCAGCCCAACTGTGCCAGTGGTTTTCATAGGTGGGCAGCTGGTAGGTGGAGCCAATCAAGACTATCAAGTCATGAGCCTCCATCTCAATCGTTCTCTCGTCCCAATGCTTAAGCACGTCGGAGCGTTATGGGTTTGA
- the LOC104728036 gene encoding uncharacterized protein LOC104728036 has translation MYKQKKTLFFHSWTLSSTPGAINLLVILLLSIVSDFGVVSCTVEETGREIIDALAHATFEEWSSDFLETNDRVRAEVIPSTLFIPNSSTNRSVDREKVAAYHIVPERLEFADLVSKASRSRLPTLLNGSSILITNNSDSYFTVDGVLVIESDIFVDSFIAIHRIASPLDYTTYGGRSKLKSKWPLFTFMLVTVVVHFI, from the exons ATGTATA aacaaaagaaaactcttTTCTTCCATTCGTGGACTCTTTCTTCAACTCCTGGAGCGATAAATCTACTAGTAATCCTACTTCTCTCCATCGTTTCAGATTTTGGCGTTGTCTCCTGCACGGTGGAGGAGACAGGCCGTGAGATCATTGATGCATTGGCTCATGCAACTTTTGAAGAATGGTCATCGGATTTCTTAGAAACCAATGACCGGGTCCGTGCCGAGGTTATCCCATCCACACtcttcatcccaaactcttccacCAACCGGAGCGTTGATAGAGAGAAGGTGGCTGCATATCACATTGTGCCTGAGAGGCTTGAGTTTGCGGATCTTGTCTCGAAGGCAAGTCGATCGAGACTACCCACTCTTCTCAACGGCTCCTCCATTCTGATAACCAACAATTCTGACTCTTATTTTACGGTCGACGGCG TTCTCGTCATCGAATCTGACATCTTCGTGGATTCCTTTATTGCTATCCACCGCATTGCAAGTCCACTTGATTACACAACTTACGGCGGCAGATCTAAGCTTAAATCGAAATGGCCACTCTTTACCTTTATGCTTGTTACGGTTGTGGTTCATTTCATTTAG
- the LOC109127596 gene encoding uncharacterized protein LOC109127596, protein CIDYRGLNRVTVKSKYPLPRIDEWLDQLRGATWFSKVDLTSGYHQIPIEEADVRKTAFKTRYGHYVFVVMPFGLTNAPAAFMRLMNNVFQEFLDVSVIIFIDDILVYSKSPEEHAVHLRAVMDKLRGQKLFAKLSKCS, encoded by the coding sequence tgtattgattacaggggtttgaaccgggtcactgtgaagagcaagtaccctcttcccaggattgatgagtggttggatcagttgaggggtgctacttggttctccaaagTAGATCTgacgtcgggttatcatcagataccgatagaggaggcagatgtgaggaagactgcattcaagacgaggtatgggcattatgtgtttgtggtgatgcctttcgggttgacgaacgcaccagcagcgtttatgagattgatgaacaatgtgtttcaggagtttctggatgtatctgtcatcattttcatcgacgatatcctggtttattctaagagtcctgaggagcatgcagtgcatttgagggcagttatggataAGCTGCGGgggcagaagttgtttgctaagttgagcaagtgcagt
- the LOC109127291 gene encoding uncharacterized protein LOC109127291: MPESAGKSTISGIPVVEEFEDMFQSLQGLPPSRSDPFMIELEPGTMPLSKCIDYRGLNRVIVKNKYPLPRIDELLDQLRGATWFSKIDLTSGYHQIPIDEADVRKTAFRTRYGHYEFVVMPFGLTNAPAAFMRLMNSVFQEFLDVSVIIFIDDILVYSKSPKQHAVHLRAVMDKLRGHKLFAKLSKCI, encoded by the exons atgccagagtcagcgGGGAAGTCTACGAttagcggtattccagttgtagaggagtttgaagACATGTttcagtcgttgcaggggttaccaccatctcggtctgatccttttatgATTGAACTGGAGccagggacgatgccgttatccaag tgcattgattacaggggtttgaaccgggtcattgtgaagaacaaataccctcttcccaggattgatgagttgttggatcagttgaggggtgctacttggttctccaaaaTAGATCTgacgtcgggttatcatcagataccgatagatgaggcagatgtgaggaagactgcattcaggacgaggtatgggcattatgagtttgtagtgatgcctttcgggttgactaacgcaccagcagcgtttatgagattgatgaacagtgtgtttcaggagtttctggatgtatctgtcatcatattcatcgacgatattctggtttattctaagagtcctaagcagcatgcagtgcatttgagggcagttatggataAACTGCGGGGAcataagttgtttgctaagttgagcaagtgcatt
- the LOC109127146 gene encoding uncharacterized protein LOC109127146 isoform X4, whose protein sequence is MKLVRSKVTHKGRFQLFLVKTSLVSTIPLLQWSKTPLDLGIDYEICSCSEICSWSSFARFVCLPSSRFVVRGSTQGTTEVYSSRFNSSQPQIGGRSYKRF, encoded by the exons ATGAAATTGGTGAGATCAAAAGTGACACATAAAG gaagatttcaGTTATTCCTTGTTAAAACCTCTCTTGTTTCAACGATTCCTCTCCTCCAGTGGTCGAAGACTCCGCTTGATTTGGGAATTGACTATGAGATATG TTCTTGTTCGGAGATCTGTTCATGGTCAAGCTTTGCTCGGTTCGTCTGCTTACCCagttcgaggttcgtggttcGTGGATCAACTCAAGGTACAACCGAGGTCTATAGCTCCCGGTTCAATTCCAGTCAACCCCAAATCGGTGGAAG
- the LOC109127146 gene encoding uncharacterized protein LOC109127146 isoform X3 — MKLVRSKVTHKGRFQLFLVKTSLVSTIPLLQWSKTPLDLGIDYEICDQFSSVFAASSCSEICSWSSFARFVCLPSSRFVVRGSTQGTTEVYSSRFNSSQPQIGGRWQS, encoded by the exons ATGAAATTGGTGAGATCAAAAGTGACACATAAAG gaagatttcaGTTATTCCTTGTTAAAACCTCTCTTGTTTCAACGATTCCTCTCCTCCAGTGGTCGAAGACTCCGCTTGATTTGGGAATTGACTATGAGATATG CGATCAGTTCTCATCCGTGTTCGCGGCTAGTTCTTGTTCGGAGATCTGTTCATGGTCAAGCTTTGCTCGGTTCGTCTGCTTACCCagttcgaggttcgtggttcGTGGATCAACTCAAGGTACAACCGAGGTCTATAGCTCCCGGTTCAATTCCAGTCAACCCCAAATCGGTGGAAG ATGGCAAAGCTAA
- the LOC109127146 gene encoding uncharacterized protein LOC109127146 isoform X2: protein MKLVRSKVTHKGRFQLFLVKTSLVSTIPLLQWSKTPLDLGIDYEICDQFSSVFAASSCSEICSWSSFARFVCLPSSRFVVRGSTQGTTEVYSSRFNSSQPQIGGRSYKRF from the exons ATGAAATTGGTGAGATCAAAAGTGACACATAAAG gaagatttcaGTTATTCCTTGTTAAAACCTCTCTTGTTTCAACGATTCCTCTCCTCCAGTGGTCGAAGACTCCGCTTGATTTGGGAATTGACTATGAGATATG CGATCAGTTCTCATCCGTGTTCGCGGCTAGTTCTTGTTCGGAGATCTGTTCATGGTCAAGCTTTGCTCGGTTCGTCTGCTTACCCagttcgaggttcgtggttcGTGGATCAACTCAAGGTACAACCGAGGTCTATAGCTCCCGGTTCAATTCCAGTCAACCCCAAATCGGTGGAAG